Part of the Neisseria leonii genome is shown below.
TTCGCCTACCGCGCTTCGCTGGAAAAGGATTATGCCGCGGGCGGACGCTGGTCGTGGCGCGTGCAGGCGGGCACGTTCGGCAAGTTTTATTGGGACAACCGCCGCTACCGCGACGACAATCTGTCTGCCGGTGCGGGGGTGCAGTGGCGGAGCGGGCGGGGGGAATGGCAGCTGATGCCGTTTTACGAATACCGCCGTTTCGGCGGGCAGTCCTATTCGCGCGGCTACGGTGCGGCCATGGCGGGCAATTACCGTCCGGCACCGCGCTGGCAGGTTTTCGCCGCCGCCCGTGCGGGCAGGCGGGTGCACGATACGCGCCGGTATTTGGACGGCAGCCGCCTGTCGGCTTCGGCAACCGTGCTGTACCGTGTTTCACCGCGGCAGTCCTGGTTCGCGGGTGCCGACCGGCAGCACGAAAATGCGCGCGATGCTTCGGAAGCCTACCGGCGCACGGGTTGGCGTATCGGCACTTTGCAGGAATGGCGCGGCGGTCTGTCGGTATGGGCGCAGGCTGCCTATGCCCGCCGCGAGTACCGTGCGCCGGACATATTCGCCGTCAGGCGTGCCGACAGCGAATACGAAATGCAGGTGTCGGCCTGGCACCGTTCGCTGCATCTTTACGGCCTGACCCCGCGCCTGACGGCAGTGTGGAACCGCAACCGCAGCAACCATTTTTTCTACCGCCGGGAAAACCGCCAACTGTTTATCGAGCTGAATAAAACGTTTTAGCGGATGGCGCGTGGATACGGCGGTTGCGAAATTCCGTGCATCGGCAGCAGTTCGCGATTAGAATAGGCCGTCTGAAAATACTGCCCCGAGGCGGCGTTTTCAGACGGCCTTTTTTGGACGGAAAACAAACATAAGCGAAACAGGAACGCAACATGACGGTCATCAAACAGGAAGATTTCATTCAAAGCATTGCCGATGCTTTCCAATTTATCAGTTACTACCACCCGGTCGATTATATTCAGGCACTCTACAAGGCGTGGCAGAAAGAGGAAAACCCCGCCGCCAAAGATGCGATGACGCAGATTCTGGTCAACAGCCGTATGTGCGCCGAAGGCTGCCGCCCGATTTGCCAGGACACGGGCATTGCCACCGTGTTTCTGAAAGTGGGCATGAATGTACGCTGGGACGCGCAGATGAGCGTGGCCGAGATGGTCAATGAGGGCGTGCGCCGCGCCTATACCCACCCCGACAACGTGCTGCGCGCGTCGGTGCTGGCCGACCCGGCGGGTAAGCGGCAAAACACCAAAGACAACACCCCCGCCGTGATTCATATGGAAATCGTGGCGGGCGACAAAATCGAAGTGACCTGCGCGGCCAAAGGCGGCGGTTCGGAAAACAAATCCAAGCTGGCGATGCTCAATCCGTCCGACTCGATTGTCGATTGGGTGTTGAAAACCATTCCCACGATGGGCGCGGGCTGGTGTCCGCCGGGTATTTTGGGCATCGGCATCGGCGGCACGCCCGAAAAGGCCGCTCTGCTGGCCAAAGAAAGCCTGATGAGCCATGTCGATATTCACGAATTGCAGGAAAAAGCCGCGTCGGGTGCAGAATTGTCCGCGGTGGAAAAACTGCGTTTGGAGTTGTTTGAAAAAGTGAACGCGCTGGGTATCGGCGCGCAGGGTTTGGGCGGTTTGACCACCGTTTTGGACGTGAAAATCCTCGATTATCCGACCCACGCCGCGTCCAAGCCGGTTGCCATGATTCCCAACTGCGCGGCCACCCGCCATGTGGAATTTGAATTGGACGGTTCGGGGCCGGTGAATCTCGTGCCGCCGAGCCTCGACGACTGGCCGGACATCACTTACAACCCCGAAAACGGTATCCGCGTGAATGTGGACGAATTGACCAAAGCCGATGTGGCGCAATGGAAAACGGGCGATGTACTGCTGCTGAACGGCAAAATCTACACCGGCCGCGATGCTGCCCACAAACGCATGGTCGATATGCTGGACAAGGGCGAAACACTGCCGGTGGATTTCCGCAATAAAATCATTTATTACGTCGGCCCCGTCGATCCCGTCCGCGACGAAGTGGTGGGTCCTGCCGGACCGACCACTGCCACGCGCATGGACAAATTCACCCGCCAGATGCTGGAACAGACCGGCCTGTTGGGCATGATCGGCAAATCCGAACGCGGCGCGGAAGCCTGCCGTGCGATTGCCGACAATCAGGCGGTTTACCTGATGGCGGTGGGCGGATCGGCCTATCTGGTTGCCAAGGCCATTAAAGAGGCCAAAGTAGTGGCGTTTGAAGACTTGGGCATGGAAGCGATTTACGAATTTGAGGTCAAAGATATGCCGGTTACCGTAGCGGTCGATTCAGACGGCCTTTCCGTACACGCCGTCGCGCCCAAACAATGGCAGGAAAAAATCGGCATCATTCCGATTGACCCCGCCTGAATCATGCACGGATAAACCCGCTGCGTGAAGCAGAACCGCCGCCAAACCGGCGGTTTTGTCTGCCGCCGCCGGAAGGTGTTTCAGACGGCCTTTGTCGCGTCTGCAGGAAGGCCGTCTGAAAACTCAGGTTTGCCGGATTTTGCATTCAAAGTAGGTCGGATTCTCGAATCCGACAAACATCAAAAATCCGAAAACATCAAAAGGCGGCCAAGTCGGATTCCGGAATCCGACTGACAATCAGCATCGGGGTATTAGCGGAATTTCCCCGAATACGGCAAGCAATTGCCGCTGCTGCTGCATCATTTGCCGGGCGATGAGCAAATCCGATACGATAAATACCATGCCGTCATTTGCTGTATTCCGCTGTCCGACTTGGGGCAGACGTAGGCCGGATTCTCGAATCCGACAATACTCAAGATTTGGCAAACGTACTGTACCGGCATACGAGAAAAGAATATGCACTTGCCGATAGGGCACGGCTTCAATGGCCGGGTGTCATTCTCAACCAGCGTGCCCTTTCCGGTGAAATGAAAACGGCAGCGGATTTGGTGCCATACCTTAACGCGCCTGCTGCCAAGCGGCACAGCACGGACGCTGGCGGTTCGGCAGGAGGCGGTCGGTGTGCGGGTCGGGCGGTTCAGACGGCCTTCGGCGAAGGCTCCCTGCGCCATGCGGCATGTGTGCGTCCGAAATGCCGGAGTCCGGAGGCAGCGTGCCGGTATGTGTCCCGACGGTGGCAATATGGCGGCCACTGTCGGATTCAAGAATCCGGCCTGCCCGGACAGGAACTTGCTTCTGCCGCCCGCTTGCTTTAAAGTTCAGCCAAAATGACCGGAGAGGGCGATATGAAGATTAGCGTGATCGGTGCGGGCGCGTGGGGAACCGCGCTGGCGATCCACTTTGCGCTGCACGGCCACCAAGTGGCGATGTGGGCGCGCAACCGCGAACAGTTGGCCGCCATGCAGGCCGAGCGCGAAAACAAGCGTTATTTCCCCGGTTTCGCATTGCCGGACAATCTGACGGCGCATACCGAACTGGCCGATGCCTTGGACGGCAGCGGTTTGGTATTGGTGGTAACGTCGGTGGCCGGTTTGCGCGACAGCGTGGAACAGATAAAATCCGCCGGTTTCGGCCACCTGCCGGTTCTGACCGCCTGCAAAGGCTTTGAGCTGGATACCGGTTTGCTGACGTTTCAGGTGGTGCAGGAAGTCTTGCCCGACAACGACAAAATCGGCGTGCTCTCCGGCCCCAGCTTTGCGCAGGAATTGGCCAAACAGCTGCCGTGTGCGGTGGTACTGGCCTCGCAAAACGAAGCGTGGATCAGCGGCTTGGTGCGCCAGCTGAATACGCCCGTGATGCGCCTGTATGCCAACACAGACATCATCGGCGTGGCCGTCGGCGGCGCGGTGAAAAACGTCATGGCGATTGCCACCGGCCTTTCAGACGGCCTCGAATACGGTCTGAATGCCCGTGCGGCACTGGTAACACGCGGTTTGGCCGAAATTACCCGTCTGGCCGTGGCGATGGGTGCGCAGCAGAAAACCATGATGGGCCTGGCAGGCATGGGCGATTTAATCCTGACCTGTACCGGCGCACTTTCGCGCAACCGCAAAGTCGGATTGGGCCTGGCTTCGGGCAAGCCGCTGCATCAGGTGCTGACCGAAATCGGCCATGTGGCCGAAGGCGTGCCGACCATCGACGAAGTTTTCGACGCGGCCTGCCGTTATCAAATCGATATGCCGATTACCCAGATGCTGTACGAATTGGTACGCAACGAATTGTCGGCCAAAGATGTGGTCGAGCGCCTGATGGAGCGCGAGGCCAAGTCGGAATAAAACAGAATCAAACACAATTAACACAAGGTTATTTCAGATGTATCCGCAAGACACAAGCGGGCAGCAGATTCCCGCTGTCGAAACTTTTGATCCGCAGGCTGCCGTTCAGACGGCCGGTGAAGACGATCAGGTTTTAACTGCCGCGCTGGAACGGTTGGAAAACGGTATCGGCCGTTTGGCCGAAAAAATGGCCGCATTGCAGGAGCAGTATCGAAAATTACAGGAGGAAAAAGAAGAAATCGAGCTGGAAAACCTGATGCTCAAAGACGAGGCATCAGAACAAGAGCAACGCCACCGGCAAACTGTAACCGAATTGAACGAAGCGCTGAAAGTTCAAGTCAGCCAGCTGCGCGACGATATGCAGAAACGCCTCGACGATCTGACTGCCGAAAACGTCCGCTACCGCCGTGCGCTGGAAAACGGAGCGGACGGCATCGAACGCCTGCTGGCCGATTGGGGCGGGGCGTAACGCGCAGTCCGGCCCACCCGTTCAGACGGCCTGTGAAAGATAAGAGATGACGACAGAACATGTGCCGGTCCGACTGCTCGGCCGCAGCTTTACCATCGGTGCGCCGCAGAGCGAGACCGCGCGGCTGGCCGATGCGGTAGCGCGTTTGAATGAAAAAGCCGCCGCCGTGCGTGCCAGCGGCCGTGTGTTGGACAACGAACAGATCATTGTGATGGCGGCACTCAATGTGGTGCACGACCTGTTGCGCGATTTGCATGCAGCGGATTTGGCAAACGCCAAAACAGCGCGTAAAATAGCGCAATTGGCAAAACTGTGCGACAAAACCTTGTCGCAGCCGTAACGTTTTATTCCCTGCGGTGTCCGTGAAGGCATACATTCCTTTGAACCAATAAGTTCGCTTCAGGTTGCCGGGAGTTTGCAGTGGGCGAGCGTGTTCCGTTCGGAATGTACCCGAAACTGCCCGAGGCAGCCGCCTTGTCTGACAAGGTTCAAGCGGATTGAGCCGAAGCGCCACCTGCGGGGAACCCTTTCCAAACGCCCTGACTGCGGGGCGTTTTTTGCTGCACGGCCGTTTTGTCTGCGGGCACATGGTGCCGGTGCAACAATTTTACCGCTGCGAGTGAATAAAGCGGGCGGCAACATTGACAAATCGGACGGGAGTCTCTAAAATCGGCAGCTTTCTATATATTTGTTTGGACTACTCCATATGAAAACCTTTTCAGCCAAGCCGCACGAGGTTAAGCGCGAATGGTTTGTAATCGATGCGGAAGACAAAGTTCTGGGTCGCGTTGCAGCCGAAGTTGCCAGCCGCCTGCGCGGCAAACACAAGCCCGAATACACTCCCCACGTTGATACCGGCGACTACATCATTGTCGTCAATGCCGACAAGCTGCGTGTAACCGGTGCCAAACTTGAAGACAAAAAATACTACCGCCACTCGGGCTTTCCGGGCGGTATTTACGAGCGTACATTCCGCGAAATGCAGGAGAAATTTCCCGGCCGCGCGCTGGAAAAAGCCGTAAAAGGTATGCTGCCGAAAGGTCCTTTGGGCTACGCCATGATCAAAAAACTGAAAGTGTATGCCGGTGCGGAACACCAACACGCCGCCCAGCAGCCCAAAGTTTTGGAATTGAAATAATAAGGACACGAATAAATGAACGGTAAATACTACTACGGCACAGGCCGCCGCAAAAGTTCAGTTGCCCGCGTGTTCCTGCAAAAAGGCACCGGTCAAATCATTGTCAACGGCCGTCCCGTTGATGAGTTCTTCGCACGCGAAACCAGCCGAATGGTGGTTCGTCAACCTTTGGTTCTGACTGAAAATGCCGAGGCTTTCGATATTAAAGTCAACGTAACCGGCGGTGGCGAAACCGGCCAATCGGGCGCTATCCGCCACGGTATTACCCGTGCGCTGATTGATTATGATGCAGCCTTGAAATCCGCACTGTCGCAAGCCGGCTTTGTTACCCGCGATGCCCGTGAAGTTGAGCGTAAAAAACCGGGTCTGCGCAAAGCACGCCGCGCCAAACAGTTCTCGAAACGTTAATCTGTTACTATGGATATACACCCCGCTTTGTGCGGGGTGTTTTTTTCAGACGGCCTTTGGCGGCAGGGAAGGGATGAACCGGACGGCATCGGATAGTGCGTTCGGCTCTCGGGAAAGCTGAAATCCGCATCGGGGTGTCGGGGTTTTGCCGGATTTGCCGGCGACGGCCGCCTGCCATCGTTGCAGAAGCGGGAGGGATCTGCCCGACTGCGCCTCCGACAGCATGGAAATCTGACAGGCCGTTTTTTAGACGGCCTTATATGTTACAGGTTTGAAGGAGCTTAACAAAACTTCACGGGATCTGTGAGTCACAGTCATCATCACTTGCGTCAGCTTAGTTCGAGTTCCCATACGTTAAAATCAAAGGAACCCGACTATGTCTGCGCCTATGTCTTCTCTTTTACTTCCACCAAAGGTGGTGTCGGTAAAACGATGTTAACCGCAAACTTGGCCGGTTTGCCGGCCGATTTGGGTTTGCGTGTCCTGATGATCGATGCCGATGTACAGCCCAGTCTTTATCAGTTTTCGGAGCGTTTGAAATGTCGGGCGCGAAAGCCCAAGGCAAACAGGGCAGCAAAGTACAGGGCGGCACCGGTGCCGATCAGGCCGCCCAGCTGTAAGGCTTTCTGCCAGCCGCGTGCCTGCGTCCAGTCCAGCGGCAGGTAGGTTTGCACCAGCCACAGTCCTCCGCCCATGACCAGCAGGGCTGCGGCGAGTTTGACTAAGAATGCCGTCCAGCCGGGACCGGGGCGGTAAAAACCGTTGATGCGCAATAAAGTATACAGCAGCACGGCATTCAGGCAGGCACCCAGCCCGATGGCCAGCGACAGGCCGACGTGTTGCAGCGGACCGATAAAGGCCAGATTCATCAGTTGGGTAACGGCCAAGGTAAAGATGCCGACTTTGACCGGTGTTTTGATGTTTTGGCGGGCATAAAAAGCCGGTGCCAGTACTTTAATCATAATCAGGCCGATGAGGCCGAACGAATAGGCAATCAGCGCGTTTTTCGTCATCAGCGCATCGTGCAGGCCGAAATTGTTGTACATAAAGAGCGTGGCCACCAGCGGAAAGGCCAGCACGGCCAATCCGACGGCGGCGGGCATGGCCAGCAGCATACACAGGCGCAACCCCCAGTCGAGCAGGGCAGAAAATTCCTGTTTGTCGCCGGTGGCAGAGTGTTTCGACAGGGCTGGCAGCAGAATGGTACCCAGTGCCACCCCCAGAACGCCGGTGGGCAGTTCCATCAGCCGGTCGGCGTAATACATCCATGAAACGCTGCCCGATTGCAGAAACGAGGCGAAAATGGTGTTGATGACCAGCGAAATCTGCGCGATGCTCACGCCCAAAACCGCCGGTGCCATCTGTTTGAGTACGCGGTTCACCGCCGCATCTTTGAAATTGAGTTTGGGCAGGTGGAGAAAGCCGAGTCTGAACAGCCACGGCAGCTGGAAGGCCAGTTGCAGCAGGCCGCCGACGAAGACCGCCCATGCCAGTGCCAAAACAGGCGGGTCGAAATAAGGTGCCAGAAACAGGGCGAACACGATAAACGCGATATTGAGGAATGTCGGCGTGAAAGCGGGAATGCTGAACCGGTGGAAAGTGTTGAGAATCGAGCCGACGAAAGACGATAGCGAAATCAGCAGGATATAGGGAAACGTGATGCGCAGAAGTTCGACCGACAGGGCGAATTTGTCGGGTTTGGCGGCAAAGCCCGGCGCGGTCAGATAGATAATCCACGGTGCGGCCAGAATGCCGGCGGCGGTCACAACGGTCAGCGCGAACGTCAGCATACCGGCCACATGGCGGATAAATTCGCGGGTAGCGGCTTCGGAACGGGTTTGGCGGTATTCGGCCAAAATCGGCACAAAAGCTTGGGCAAACGCGCCCTCGGCAAAAATCCGCCGCAGCAGATTGGGCAGTTTGAAGGCCACAAAAAAGGCATCGGTGGCCGCTCCCGCGCCGAAGGTGCGGGCGATAATCGAGTCGCGGATAAAGCCCAGAATCCGCGATACCATAGTCAAACTGCCGACTCTTGCCAGCGCGCCGAGTAAATTCATAATCCAGCCAATTCAAAATGAGTACGACAGGCCGTCTGAAAACCGCATAGTACGGCGGTGTTTCAGACGGCCTTGATGATCAGAATGTGTAACCCGTTTTCAGTTCGTCGTCGCCCACCAAATCTACCAGTAGGGCATAGAGCGGCGCCAGATCGGTATAGCGGCGCGAGGTGCGGCGCAGATAATTGAGGAAACGCGGGATTTCGGGGCGGTATTTGTCTTTGCCGTCGCGGTAATACAGACGGGCGAAAATACCGGCCACTTTCAGATGACGCTGTACGCCCATCCATTCAAACCAGCGGTAAAATTCATCGAATTGAGCCGGAACGGGCAGGCCGGCGGCGCGTGCTTTTTCCCAGTAACGGATAACCAAGTCCAGTACAAATTCTTCTTCCCACTCGATAAACGCATCGCGCAGCAGGGAAACCAAATCGTAGCTGACCGGGCCGTAGAGCGCGTCCTGAAAGTCCAGCACGCCCGGGCGGCCGTTTTGCAGCATCAGATTGCGCACGATAAAATCGCGGTGCACATAGACTTTGGGCTGTGCCAGAAGCGGCGGCAGCAGGACATCGACTGTTTGCTGCCAGAGCTGTTTTTGTTTGAATGAAAATGGTTTGCCCAATTCTTTGGCGGCAAACCATTCGGGAAACAGATTGATTTCGCGCAGCATGGTGTCGCGGTCATAATCGGGCAGCACGTTTTCGCGGCTGCTTTTCTGCAACGCCACCAATTCGTCAACGGCTTCGAGCAGCAGCACTTTGTGGACGGCTTCGCGCGTATCGTGCTGCATGGCCGCCAGAAACGTGGTGCTGCCCAAATCGTTGAGCAGCATAAAGCCGCGCGCTTCATCGGCCAGCAGGATTTGCGGCACATTGACCGCATCAAACAGTTTCTGCACTCTGATATACGGCGCAATGCTCATTTTGTCCGGCGGCGCGTCCATACAGATCAGGCTTTCGCCGTCGGCGAAGCGGGCGCGGAAATAGCGGCGGAAGTCGGCATCGGCGGCGGCAAAACTTAATTCGAAACTGCGTTCGGGGTAGTGTGCGGCGAGCCAATTTTTTAGTTCGGTTTGTCGTTGCATGGCGTTTTTCGGGTTAAAATAAACGCTATTTTAACTGGCAAAAGTGTTTTAAGGTGATTCTTTGGCACGTTTATTTTTAGTGAAACCGATGGTGTTGACCGTGGGCATGGCATTGGGCGGCACGGTTGCCGCCGCAGATACGCCGCTGGGGCGCACCTGCCTGTCCTGCTCGCCGCAGGATTTGCCCGCCGGGCCGGAAGTTTCCGTCCGCCGCAGCGGGCAGGCGGAACTGCCGCAGGACTATACCCGCATTACTGCCGATGCAGTCGAAGGGCAGAGCCAAGTTAAGGTGCGCGCCAGCGGTGATGTGATTGTCGAGCGCAACGCGCAAACGCTGAATGCCGACTGGGTCGATTACAATCAGGCTAGCGATACGGTAACGGCGGGCGAACGTTTTGTACTGGAAGATAACGGCACAGTAGTCAGCGGCGAGAAGCTCGAATACCGCTTGGACGGCAGCAGCGGCCGTGCCGAAAATGCCGATATGGTTGTCGAGCAGGACGGCCGTCGCTTACAGGCGGCCAGCAGGCTGGCGGAAGTGGCGGGCGATGGGCGCTATCAGTTGAAAGATGTGATGTTCAATACCTGCGAGCGCGGCGATGCGTCGTGGTATATCCGTGCCGACAGCGTCGAGGCCGATTACGGTACGGGCATCGGCGTGGCCAAAAATGCGCGGCTGGTATTCGGCGGTGTGCCGGTCATGTACACGCCGTGGGCGGATTTTCCGCTTAACGGTAACCGCAAATCGGGTTTTTTGGTGCCTGATTTGAGCATCGGTTCAGACGGCACCGAAGTCAATCTGCCGTATTATTTCAATCTGGCACCCAATTACGATGCCACCCTGAACGTGGGCGGTATCAGTTCGCGCGGCGCGCGCTTGGGCGGCGAGTTCCGCTATCTGGAACCGGCCTATACCGGTACGGCCGCCGTAACCTGGCTGCCCTACGACAGCCGCCGCAGACAAAGCAACCGCTATCATCTCCAATGGCAGCACAGTCAGCAGCTGGCATCCAATCTCAGTTTGGGTGTGGATTACAATTTGGTGTCGGATGATGATTATGCGCGCGATTTTTACCGCTACGATGCGGCTTCCAATGTCAATTACAACCGCCAAGTCTGGTTGAACCATCAGACGGAAATCGCCGGAGGCCGTCTGGAAAGCAGCGCGATGGCGCAAAACTACCAAACGCTGGCCGATAAGAACGGCTATAAAAACAAGCCTTATGCCATCATGCCGCGTGTGTCGGGCCGTTGGCAGCGCCA
Proteins encoded:
- the rpsI gene encoding 30S ribosomal protein S9 yields the protein MNGKYYYGTGRRKSSVARVFLQKGTGQIIVNGRPVDEFFARETSRMVVRQPLVLTENAEAFDIKVNVTGGGETGQSGAIRHGITRALIDYDAALKSALSQAGFVTRDAREVERKKPGLRKARRAKQFSKR
- a CDS encoding NAD(P)H-dependent glycerol-3-phosphate dehydrogenase; translation: MKISVIGAGAWGTALAIHFALHGHQVAMWARNREQLAAMQAERENKRYFPGFALPDNLTAHTELADALDGSGLVLVVTSVAGLRDSVEQIKSAGFGHLPVLTACKGFELDTGLLTFQVVQEVLPDNDKIGVLSGPSFAQELAKQLPCAVVLASQNEAWISGLVRQLNTPVMRLYANTDIIGVAVGGAVKNVMAIATGLSDGLEYGLNARAALVTRGLAEITRLAVAMGAQQKTMMGLAGMGDLILTCTGALSRNRKVGLGLASGKPLHQVLTEIGHVAEGVPTIDEVFDAACRYQIDMPITQMLYELVRNELSAKDVVERLMEREAKSE
- the amgK gene encoding N-acetylmuramate/N-acetylglucosamine kinase AmgK, with the translated sequence MQRQTELKNWLAAHYPERSFELSFAAADADFRRYFRARFADGESLICMDAPPDKMSIAPYIRVQKLFDAVNVPQILLADEARGFMLLNDLGSTTFLAAMQHDTREAVHKVLLLEAVDELVALQKSSRENVLPDYDRDTMLREINLFPEWFAAKELGKPFSFKQKQLWQQTVDVLLPPLLAQPKVYVHRDFIVRNLMLQNGRPGVLDFQDALYGPVSYDLVSLLRDAFIEWEEEFVLDLVIRYWEKARAAGLPVPAQFDEFYRWFEWMGVQRHLKVAGIFARLYYRDGKDKYRPEIPRFLNYLRRTSRRYTDLAPLYALLVDLVGDDELKTGYTF
- the murJ gene encoding murein biosynthesis integral membrane protein MurJ, with amino-acid sequence MNLLGALARVGSLTMVSRILGFIRDSIIARTFGAGAATDAFFVAFKLPNLLRRIFAEGAFAQAFVPILAEYRQTRSEAATREFIRHVAGMLTFALTVVTAAGILAAPWIIYLTAPGFAAKPDKFALSVELLRITFPYILLISLSSFVGSILNTFHRFSIPAFTPTFLNIAFIVFALFLAPYFDPPVLALAWAVFVGGLLQLAFQLPWLFRLGFLHLPKLNFKDAAVNRVLKQMAPAVLGVSIAQISLVINTIFASFLQSGSVSWMYYADRLMELPTGVLGVALGTILLPALSKHSATGDKQEFSALLDWGLRLCMLLAMPAAVGLAVLAFPLVATLFMYNNFGLHDALMTKNALIAYSFGLIGLIMIKVLAPAFYARQNIKTPVKVGIFTLAVTQLMNLAFIGPLQHVGLSLAIGLGACLNAVLLYTLLRINGFYRPGPGWTAFLVKLAAALLVMGGGLWLVQTYLPLDWTQARGWQKALQLGGLIGTGAALYFAALFALGFRARHFKRSEN
- a CDS encoding surface lipoprotein assembly modifier, translated to MKCLLVMAGLVPAVAAAVPVQDTPAAFDLDSRRLEQSLAAEAAPEENEPAAQVRHMSSAELARQPELLERALDSAVAARNLEAVRLLLPLYRAQPEHDVLLVRYAQAELAFSDGLYGEAAAQYRAMIAARPELTPVRLRLAEALAADAQTEAARDQLDKVAADAALPPEAGQRADVLRGELDRLYRLRTDFGLRYLHENNVNQAPDVREIPYGSGTLRLSEPEKARGFAYRASLEKDYAAGGRWSWRVQAGTFGKFYWDNRRYRDDNLSAGAGVQWRSGRGEWQLMPFYEYRRFGGQSYSRGYGAAMAGNYRPAPRWQVFAAARAGRRVHDTRRYLDGSRLSASATVLYRVSPRQSWFAGADRQHENARDASEAYRRTGWRIGTLQEWRGGLSVWAQAAYARREYRAPDIFAVRRADSEYEMQVSAWHRSLHLYGLTPRLTAVWNRNRSNHFFYRRENRQLFIELNKTF
- the rplM gene encoding 50S ribosomal protein L13; this translates as MKTFSAKPHEVKREWFVIDAEDKVLGRVAAEVASRLRGKHKPEYTPHVDTGDYIIVVNADKLRVTGAKLEDKKYYRHSGFPGGIYERTFREMQEKFPGRALEKAVKGMLPKGPLGYAMIKKLKVYAGAEHQHAAQQPKVLELK
- a CDS encoding fumarate hydratase, yielding MTVIKQEDFIQSIADAFQFISYYHPVDYIQALYKAWQKEENPAAKDAMTQILVNSRMCAEGCRPICQDTGIATVFLKVGMNVRWDAQMSVAEMVNEGVRRAYTHPDNVLRASVLADPAGKRQNTKDNTPAVIHMEIVAGDKIEVTCAAKGGGSENKSKLAMLNPSDSIVDWVLKTIPTMGAGWCPPGILGIGIGGTPEKAALLAKESLMSHVDIHELQEKAASGAELSAVEKLRLELFEKVNALGIGAQGLGGLTTVLDVKILDYPTHAASKPVAMIPNCAATRHVEFELDGSGPVNLVPPSLDDWPDITYNPENGIRVNVDELTKADVAQWKTGDVLLLNGKIYTGRDAAHKRMVDMLDKGETLPVDFRNKIIYYVGPVDPVRDEVVGPAGPTTATRMDKFTRQMLEQTGLLGMIGKSERGAEACRAIADNQAVYLMAVGGSAYLVAKAIKEAKVVAFEDLGMEAIYEFEVKDMPVTVAVDSDGLSVHAVAPKQWQEKIGIIPIDPA
- a CDS encoding cell division protein ZapA, which produces MTTEHVPVRLLGRSFTIGAPQSETARLADAVARLNEKAAAVRASGRVLDNEQIIVMAALNVVHDLLRDLHAADLANAKTARKIAQLAKLCDKTLSQP
- a CDS encoding LPS-assembly protein LptD, which encodes MARLFLVKPMVLTVGMALGGTVAAADTPLGRTCLSCSPQDLPAGPEVSVRRSGQAELPQDYTRITADAVEGQSQVKVRASGDVIVERNAQTLNADWVDYNQASDTVTAGERFVLEDNGTVVSGEKLEYRLDGSSGRAENADMVVEQDGRRLQAASRLAEVAGDGRYQLKDVMFNTCERGDASWYIRADSVEADYGTGIGVAKNARLVFGGVPVMYTPWADFPLNGNRKSGFLVPDLSIGSDGTEVNLPYYFNLAPNYDATLNVGGISSRGARLGGEFRYLEPAYTGTAAVTWLPYDSRRRQSNRYHLQWQHSQQLASNLSLGVDYNLVSDDDYARDFYRYDAASNVNYNRQVWLNHQTEIAGGRLESSAMAQNYQTLADKNGYKNKPYAIMPRVSGRWQRHWGGTQADIFAQFTRFDHQERQNGSRSVLYPSISHDFRNSWGYIRPKFGVHYTYYALNGFGSQAARSRSRTLPVFNIDAGLTFERDTALFGRAYLQTLEPRFFYNYIPAKAQNDLPNFDTSENSASYEQLFRENLYSGQDRINAANSLTAALQTRYLDKQSGGERLRAGIGQKYYFTTDNVQLDGSVARTSRSRSDSFGFVEGRLTDSISTHAAVHYNDDQGRVEKMSAGLLYRPQAGKVLSVRYQYGRHEPIYLESNGAYYYGKLRQIDLAAQWPLSRNLYGVARFNYALNVNRALDTVLGLEYRSGCGCWSGSVLAQRYVNGMDGNKNSTYKNAVFLTLQLKDLSNIGQKTGDMLNRAVPGYVKTNEVVNR